A genomic stretch from Blastocatellia bacterium includes:
- a CDS encoding HisS family protein, whose protein sequence is MSDPKAVSRPIPRLPKGFRDNFAKDVLARRRTIDTIRKVYERYGFVPLETSAIEYVETLGKFLPDVSTPAGGIFAFQDEDNAWLALRYDLTAPLSRIFSEYQNDIPIPFRRYQVGMVWRNEKPGPGRFREFYQFDIDTVGTASMAADAEICCVLADALEALGIKRGDYVIRVNNRKALNGVLEAAGIAFEDEATTLTVLRAIDKLDRVGIEGVKELLGKGRVEGSAPGFRIAEHVLGLFRAEGFSASDVEKLQALKEQDFPTARQLLAAVGEAVGHEPTERIAPQLVSFARIGDFTRGADLSAEQIRRIVDLLSVPATQRAEVCQQFALLVGESQIGQEGVAELREIDRFLSAVGYAEDRVIFDPTVVRGLAYYTGPVFEAALTFETTDEAGQKRQFGSVAGGGRYDYLVERFIGEKVPATGASIGVDRLLAALSHLGKITGVEASAPVIVTVMDKELILEYQKMTFQLRRAGIAAEMYLGSGGFKKQMKYADEREAIVAVIAGSREFESGTVSLKDLRLGRELSKAITDRSAWLKEQGAQVTVPVTDLIAEVRKILARHGIEQPEA, encoded by the coding sequence ATGAGCGACCCAAAAGCCGTAAGCCGCCCGATCCCGCGCTTACCCAAAGGCTTCCGAGATAATTTCGCGAAAGATGTTTTAGCGCGGCGGCGCACGATTGATACCATCCGCAAGGTCTACGAGCGTTACGGCTTCGTTCCTCTGGAGACTTCGGCAATCGAGTATGTCGAGACCCTGGGCAAGTTCCTCCCTGACGTCTCGACGCCGGCGGGCGGCATTTTCGCCTTTCAAGACGAAGACAACGCTTGGCTGGCCTTGCGCTATGATCTCACTGCGCCGCTGTCGCGGATTTTTTCAGAGTATCAAAACGACATCCCCATCCCTTTCCGGCGCTATCAGGTCGGCATGGTGTGGCGCAATGAAAAGCCCGGGCCGGGGCGCTTCCGCGAGTTTTACCAGTTTGACATTGACACGGTCGGCACCGCATCAATGGCCGCCGACGCAGAGATCTGCTGCGTGCTCGCCGACGCGCTTGAGGCGCTGGGGATCAAGCGCGGCGATTATGTCATTCGGGTCAATAACCGCAAGGCGCTCAACGGCGTGCTTGAAGCCGCCGGCATCGCCTTTGAAGATGAAGCGACGACGCTGACCGTCTTGCGAGCGATTGATAAGCTGGATCGTGTCGGCATCGAGGGCGTCAAAGAGTTGCTCGGCAAAGGTCGCGTCGAGGGATCAGCGCCCGGCTTCCGCATCGCCGAGCATGTCTTAGGGCTGTTTCGGGCCGAGGGCTTCTCTGCTTCAGACGTTGAAAAGTTGCAGGCGTTGAAGGAGCAAGATTTCCCGACGGCGCGTCAGCTTCTCGCCGCGGTCGGCGAGGCCGTTGGCCATGAGCCGACCGAACGGATCGCGCCGCAGCTTGTGAGCTTCGCACGCATCGGCGATTTCACTCGCGGCGCCGATTTAAGCGCCGAGCAGATTCGGCGCATCGTTGATCTGCTTTCGGTGCCGGCGACTCAGCGCGCCGAAGTCTGTCAGCAGTTCGCCTTACTGGTTGGCGAATCACAGATCGGCCAGGAAGGCGTCGCCGAATTGCGCGAGATTGATCGCTTCCTCTCTGCCGTCGGCTATGCGGAAGACCGGGTGATTTTCGATCCCACGGTCGTTCGCGGGCTGGCTTATTACACCGGCCCGGTCTTTGAAGCGGCGCTCACCTTCGAGACCACCGACGAAGCGGGCCAGAAGCGGCAGTTCGGCTCGGTCGCCGGCGGCGGGCGCTATGATTATCTGGTCGAGCGCTTCATCGGCGAGAAGGTTCCGGCGACCGGCGCTTCAATCGGCGTTGACCGCTTGCTTGCGGCGCTCAGTCACCTGGGCAAGATCACCGGCGTCGAGGCGTCGGCCCCGGTGATCGTCACCGTCATGGACAAGGAGCTGATTCTCGAATACCAGAAGATGACTTTCCAACTGCGCCGCGCCGGGATTGCCGCCGAGATGTACCTCGGCAGCGGCGGCTTCAAGAAGCAGATGAAGTACGCCGACGAGCGCGAAGCTATCGTCGCCGTCATCGCCGGCTCGCGCGAGTTTGAAAGCGGCACGGTGTCGCTGAAAGACTTGCGGCTGGGGCGCGAGCTATCGAAAGCGATCACAGACCGCAGCGCATGGCTGAAAGAGCAGGGCGCGCAGGTCACCGTCCCCGTGACGGATTTAATCGCCGAGGTCCGCAAAATTCTGGCGCGGCATGGCATCGAGCAGCCGGAGGCTTGA
- a CDS encoding ATP phosphoribosyltransferase regulatory subunit, with product MRHPEHIPGTKDYTRDEARRLLRVIDTCLAAFDRYGYERIMLPALERSDIFLQRSGEEIRSRMYIFGDPRGNELCLRPEMTISAARAYLERMPNRRLPLRLSYEGSVFRFDKVREGRYRQFIQAGVEYIGNENRAAADVEAISLALEAINTAGLAGYRLLLGDMELAAEFINALPISAPVRATLLEHYWRKNAFQLLLKRYAALPRNADSSDPAAAQLADILTTIGEDASRAVIRQLLSLFVEKEVGQRSLDEIAESFLRRLTQRELQLPKDCLTVLQEYTAISGPPDAALAELEKLFHKIGGAPGHAFNMAHRRMELLKEMGGLPAGSEFHLGFRRGIEYYSGFIFEIHDDALGPVSQICGGGRYDSLLSSLGAPRQIPAVGFAIGVERLLLALERASAPQADGGDHAVDAVLTRIGEVSESDAWRIAQICRQAGWRVRADIDHRKLATVLGHAGDEQVPFTIIVGEDELRNQAVKIKDMRRRQEQAVEISNLRQFVESSIRKG from the coding sequence ATGAGGCACCCTGAACACATACCCGGCACGAAAGACTATACGCGGGACGAGGCCCGTCGCCTGCTGCGAGTCATCGACACCTGTCTGGCGGCCTTCGACCGTTATGGCTATGAGCGTATCATGCTGCCGGCGCTCGAACGCTCGGACATCTTCCTTCAGCGCTCGGGCGAAGAGATACGCAGCCGCATGTACATCTTCGGCGACCCGCGCGGCAATGAGCTATGCCTGCGCCCCGAGATGACCATCTCTGCGGCGCGCGCCTATCTTGAGAGAATGCCGAACCGCCGCCTGCCTCTCCGTCTGAGTTATGAAGGCAGCGTCTTTCGCTTCGATAAGGTTCGCGAGGGCCGTTACCGGCAGTTCATTCAGGCCGGGGTCGAATACATCGGCAACGAGAACCGCGCCGCCGCCGACGTCGAAGCGATCAGCCTCGCCCTGGAAGCGATCAACACGGCTGGCCTCGCGGGCTATCGCCTGCTTCTGGGCGACATGGAATTGGCGGCTGAATTCATCAACGCCCTGCCGATCTCTGCGCCGGTCCGCGCCACCTTGTTAGAGCATTATTGGCGGAAGAACGCGTTTCAGTTGCTGCTCAAACGTTACGCGGCGCTGCCGCGGAATGCCGACAGCAGCGACCCGGCGGCGGCGCAGTTGGCGGACATTCTGACCACGATTGGCGAAGACGCCAGCCGCGCAGTCATCCGCCAGCTCTTATCGCTCTTCGTCGAAAAAGAGGTCGGCCAGCGCTCCCTGGACGAGATTGCCGAAAGCTTCCTGCGCCGCCTCACTCAGAGAGAGCTGCAATTGCCGAAGGACTGCCTGACGGTCTTGCAAGAGTACACCGCCATCAGCGGCCCGCCTGATGCGGCGCTCGCCGAGTTGGAAAAGCTCTTCCATAAGATCGGCGGCGCGCCGGGCCATGCTTTCAATATGGCGCATCGCCGCATGGAGTTATTAAAGGAGATGGGCGGCCTGCCCGCGGGCAGCGAGTTTCATCTCGGCTTCCGCAGAGGCATCGAATATTACAGCGGTTTCATCTTCGAGATTCATGACGACGCGCTGGGGCCTGTGAGCCAGATTTGCGGCGGCGGGCGCTATGATAGCCTGCTCTCTTCGCTCGGCGCGCCGCGGCAAATCCCCGCCGTCGGTTTTGCCATCGGCGTCGAGCGATTGCTGTTAGCCCTTGAGCGGGCCAGCGCGCCACAAGCCGATGGCGGCGATCATGCAGTTGATGCGGTCTTGACGCGAATCGGCGAAGTCTCGGAAAGCGACGCATGGCGGATCGCGCAGATCTGTCGTCAGGCCGGGTGGCGCGTGCGCGCAGACATTGACCATCGCAAGCTCGCTACTGTCCTCGGCCATGCCGGCGACGAGCAGGTGCCTTTCACGATCATCGTCGGCGAAGACGAGCTGCGCAATCAAGCGGTCAAGATCAAAGACATGCGCCGCCGCCAAGAGCAGGCGGTCGAGATTAGCAATCTCCGACAGTTCGTCGAGTCGTCCATACGCAAAGGATAA
- the nth gene encoding endonuclease III, translating into MAKRPFDISEAIRAIRKAVEPFPKAALFELAEDGFNSTFEQLVACIISIRTYDEVMLPTARRLFERARTPDEMRRLTPEEIDEIIRPATFHEQKAYNIHTIAERVADEYGGELPCESEVLLSFKGVGPKCANLVLGIACDQPFIGVDIHVHRVTNRWGYIAAKTPEKTMAALMEKLPRRYWVEINRLLVPFGKHVCTGTRPKCSTCPVLEMCQQVGVTNPR; encoded by the coding sequence ATGGCGAAACGTCCTTTTGACATCAGCGAGGCCATCCGCGCCATCCGCAAAGCCGTCGAGCCATTTCCGAAGGCGGCGCTCTTCGAGCTGGCCGAAGACGGCTTCAATTCGACCTTCGAGCAGCTGGTCGCCTGCATCATCTCGATCCGCACCTATGACGAGGTCATGCTGCCGACGGCGCGTCGCCTGTTCGAGCGGGCGCGCACCCCTGACGAGATGCGAAGGCTGACGCCCGAGGAGATCGATGAGATCATCCGCCCGGCGACTTTTCACGAGCAGAAAGCCTACAACATTCATACCATCGCCGAGCGCGTCGCCGACGAGTACGGCGGCGAGCTGCCGTGCGAATCCGAAGTGCTGCTGTCGTTCAAGGGGGTCGGCCCGAAGTGTGCCAACCTGGTGCTGGGGATCGCCTGCGATCAGCCTTTTATCGGCGTAGACATTCACGTGCATCGCGTCACCAACCGCTGGGGCTATATTGCGGCAAAGACGCCTGAGAAGACGATGGCGGCGCTGATGGAGAAGCTACCGCGCCGCTACTGGGTTGAAATCAATCGGCTGCTGGTGCCCTTCGGCAAGCACGTCTGCACGGGCACGCGACCGAAATGCTCGACCTGCCCGGTGCTTGAGATGTGCCAACAGGTCGGCGTGACGAATCCGCGTTGA